A stretch of DNA from Fragaria vesca subsp. vesca unplaced genomic scaffold, FraVesHawaii_1.0 scf0511461, whole genome shotgun sequence:
ggattcggtgtcgatcgaatttctccttcctcaggtcaccatttggtgagttctatatatggataagttgagtttgattagtactacattccccctagaatttggtagctcgattcggtgtgtgtgaggagaatcgaagatttgaagtttttaaggtttaaaattggggatttttatattttgattcaattgacctgtttaggcttagaattgggcttcgacttcttctagaaagttgttcgaaatgttgagaggaagattcagtcaaattttggtggtgattggaggtggccgaaagtttctgcagtttttttttttttcaaaaaccagcaactttagccaacgatatttaaatactatattcgtcggctatagtattttttaatttttttataaggtttaaccgacgaattatggcatgtttcgtcgactatagttattttttttataaggtttagccgacgaaatagactatatttcgtcggctatagttattttttttattttttattacacactttagccgatgttattgtttcgtcggctaaagtttgggaaaaaaaccatcggctaaagtctgggaaaaaaaccgacgacatttttttcgtcggctaaactgtgggactatagccgatgacgtcttcttttttcgtcggctaaagtaattGCCGAcaaccttttcccgacgaaactatagccgacgaaggttcgtcggctaagatcttagccgacgaattaagctaacaggccgacaaaactttttcgttggctaaagtgcttgtcctggtagtgtacgATTAGAACAACTTGCGTCCCGTAGGCCCCCGGAGAGTTCTGGAGACCACACATGAGCTCAGTTGAGCTTGTAGGCAAAGCATATCATGATTGAAATTGTCAACCCGCTTGTAATCTAATAGCCAGATTTCATCCCATCGAGCAAGTTACTCCGGAAGCAGGGTTGAATGAATATTGCTGAAACGTTCGACAAGGGCATCTCACAATTCTTTCGGAtcatgttttgattgataCTACCTGTGCAGTGTGAGATCGATATGCTTTCTTAGGAACATAAGCGCCTGAGAATTTGTTCTTTTATCAGGCAGTTCCTGATTCGAATCGGGGAATATGGTCTTAGTAAGATCTTTAGCAATAAAAGTTTGCTCAATATTTGAGACCCATCGATGGGCATTGAGGACATCAAATTTTATTCCTTTGTCCATCTGCACACAAGAAAAAGCCAAGTtgtattagttttcttttatagaGACCCGAAGGATACTCAAATACGATGCTTATTACTTTGGTTTGTCTCACGAGGGTTAATCACACACAACCCTATAATATATGTCCGGAGtcgatcaaacacaacccggaaaAATTAGGTGTAGGTGATCAAACACGTCTTCAAAATATAGaaccaaagttgatcaaacacaactttggaCCTAGGGAAAAAGTCCAGGATTTTCAGCCTGCAATTTTCACAGACCCAAGCATAGAACAAGGATGAAGAAGGGGAGaaagcactttatctccccccgATTTTAGTTGGAATTTAAAGAACTTTTAAAGTATACCTTGAAAACGTACCTTAATTAGAAATTCTTGAGAAAagcttggatgcttgatcgaGGAAAGTCGGGAAAGAGGACTGAGAAAGACAACGATCAGAAGCGAGGCTGACGGCCGGGAGGCGGCGACTAAGTCAAGGCCGAGGCAGggccgaaaaaaaaaaatttggttttgaaaaacgatttttaaggttttgaaaaatttgacTATTAGCTCAAGGTTTGAGCCAAGTACTGATAACGTAATCTAGTAAGACATGTTTGAGAATAGGGAGTAGAGAGAATCGTGAAAAGAGttatatcttattcattgattggagccatttatatagagaattacaaagtacTAATACGGTAATGATAATGAATACATAGTTTTATTCTAACTATATATCCTAATGACATAAaactaattttgattttggtcctcatgtttgtttgattttgattagaATCAAGATACCCTGACAtggaccaaaaacaaaattagtcATATTCTAACTATATATCCTGATGTTTGTTTCCTATTACTATCTGGACTGAAACGGAAGCCACTACTAGGAAATACAATTACCTTAATCTAAAAGGAATGTTTTCCCTCTCTTATTTAAAGACCAAACACTACACGATTCTTTTATCACCACATAAAAGCTAGACATCCGACTCAAGACAGTGGctcaaattctttcttttaggCTCGAGTCGAATTGAAAAAAAGATTGCTTCGGAACTATACGTACAAGAATGCAAAAATCTTGCCGATGTTTAGTTATTGGGAGAATCAGAAGATGCATACTGAAGATTTCTCATACACCCACAAGAATGTTTGAGACACCAAGTTTGAGACACCATGTGTCTATATGCATCAGCAGGAACTACAAAAATCCCATGGCACTTCATTCAAGCAAAGAACTGGAGTTACTTTGATTATGAACGGTCAAAAAACTCTCAGGCCACCACAAAATTGCCAAATCATCTGAAGAGAACATATTCGAGTAATTTTTTTCGTTTAATTTGTGAATGCAGAATGAGCACAATCATCTGTAGTGAAAAACttgtagaaaaataaaaaatctaagAAAACAAGAACTCCCTACAATCCAGTACggggaagaaaaaagacattaAAACTATGTGAGTACAATTTAACATGTTATAAAAATTACTTGTTGCTTGCTCCTTAGAAAGATTTAACATGACCAAGTAAGGCAAGGCTTTCAGCAAAGCAGTCCAAGAAGTCGTAGTACTTGTATTCGTCATTGATCGCAAATTCTCCAACTTTCTTGGTCTTAAGATCCACTGTTATTACCCGTTCACCAGTACCACTCATTTTGAACACTGCTTCACCGCCGTTCTTTTTAAAACCAAATGGCTCTAGCTCAGTCCCTTCCAGATACGTAGGTAATGTAAATAGCTTTGTCCATGATTGCACAGCTCCATAATCTCTCATCACGCACACATCAATAGAACTCTTGTTACTCTCCAAAACTGTCCCTGTAAATAAACCAATGGACTCCATGTATCTTGAAATATGGCATTGCTTTCCTCTCAAATCTTCTGGCATCATCCTTGTCTCGCGATATAATTCAGTTGACATATCAAACAAGACAATAGAAGTATCCACAATGGCATCATCCTTTTGATCTCTACGACGGTGATGAACCCAATGTACTGCACCATTGACAAAAGCATACCGAACATTATCGCCTCGACTTGGAAAATCCTTAGGCCGCCTAAGGATCTTCCAGGTGCCCCTAGCTAAGGACCAAACCTCTGTTTCACGACCAAAATCACTGACAGTTCTCAAAACCTTGTAGTCCTTGGTCCGGGAATCATAGCCAAAAGCATAACTTGCTATGTTAAAGACAGAGCCATTCTTAGGGTTTGAAATTCGACGCCAAGGCAAACTCACGTACTTTCTGATACTA
This window harbors:
- the LOC101308241 gene encoding F-box protein At3g07870-like; protein product: MSDYLPGGIILEILRRLPIKSVIHCCLVCRSWKSLIESSTHLRRKVQPNNQNEPYFLLLKPPSQSLNWSLWDLGEYITIENPYRHLTESVFPRNENKIIVNNFNVVGTCNGLVCFAFDFKYYGSTAVIWNPSIRKYVSLPWRRISNPKNGSVFNIASYAFGYDSRTKDYKVLRTVSDFGRETEVWSLARGTWKILRRPKDFPSRGDNVRYAFVNGAVHWVHHRRRDQKDDAIVDTSIVLFDMSTELYRETRMMPEDLRGKQCHISRYMESIGLFTGTVLESNKSSIDVCVMRDYGAVQSWTKLFTLPTYLEGTELEPFGFKKNGGEAVFKMSGTGERVITVDLKTKKVGEFAINDEYKYYDFLDCFAESLALLGHVKSF